From a region of the Vicia villosa cultivar HV-30 ecotype Madison, WI unplaced genomic scaffold, Vvil1.0 ctg.000684F_1_1_3, whole genome shotgun sequence genome:
- the LOC131630442 gene encoding exocyst complex component EXO84C-like, protein MESSEEEDDFPSIESIIPQSKVDSLYQSQTEKGIRKLCCELLDLKDAVENLCGNMHSKYLAFLRISEEAVEVKHELIDLQKHISAQGILVQDLMTGVCHELDKWNQSSKDVDEIPHEPEPLEPLSNEGNDQKTLFLENIDVLLAEHKFEEALEALDAEEKNSAELKVSGNNSSDEGSSYKSALMERKAVLEDQLIGIAEQPSVSFPELKKALDGLIKLGKGPVAHQLMLKFYGSHLQKKIEALLPSSSFCPETFPFTLSKIVFSVISLTIKESGLIFGDNPVYTNRIVQWAEWKIEYFVRLVKENAPSSETVSALRSASICIQASLKYCSILEPQGLKMSKLLLVLLRPSVEEVLESNFRRARKVVLDMAESAECLPLSPQFASSLSAVASSSSTMLVDSGVRFMHVIEEILEQLTPMTILHFGGNVLNRIIQLFDKYMDALIKSLPGPLDDDNLPELKEAVPFRAETDSEQLAILGIAFTILDELLPSAVLSTWILQNESKEPNSGLTESVGFNTNASVELKEWRKHLQHSFDKLRDHFCRQYVLSFIYSREGKTRLNANIYLSDNKEDLYLDSGPLPSLPFQALFAKLQQLATVAGDVLLGKEKIQKILLARLTETVVMWLSDEQEFWGVLEDNSAPLLPLGLHQLILDMHFTVEIARFAGYPSRHVHQIASAIIARAIRTFSARGINPQSALPADEWFVETAKSAINKLLLGASGSETSDIDEDHIIIHDEVVSDSDTVSSLSTMDSTESFASASMAELDSPSNLSDPDN, encoded by the exons ATGGAAAGtagcgaggaagaagatgatttcccTTCCATTGAGAGCATCATTCCTCAATCCAAGGTCGACTCTCTCTACCAGTCTCAAACCGAAAAG GGAATTAGAAAGCTTTGTTGTGAACTCTTAGATTTGAAGGATGCCGTGGAGAACTTATGTGGCAATATGCACTCAAAGTACTTGGCTTTCTTGAG GATATCTGAAGAAGCTGTGGAGGTCAAACATGAATTGATTGATCTGCAAAAACATATATCAGCTCAAGGTATTCTTGTACAGGATTTAATGACTGGTGTCTGCCATGAATTGGATAAGTGGAATCAGTCTAGCAAAGATGTTGATGAAATTCCTCATGAACCTGAACCCCTTGAGCCTTTATCCAATGAGGGAAATGACCAGAAAACTCTATTCTTGGAAAACATTGATGTACTTCTGGCTGAGCATAAGTTTGAAGAAGCATTAGAGGCATTAGATGCTGAAGAAAAAAATTCTGCCGAGCTGAAAGTCTCAGGGAATAACTCTTCAGATGAAGGTTCCTCATATAAGTCTGCTCTCATGGAAAGAAAGGCAGTGCTTGAAGACCAGCTAATTGGAATTGCTGAGCAACCTTCTGTTAGTTTTCCTGAGCTTAAGAAGGCCTTAGATGGTTTGATAAAACTTGGAAAAGGTCCTGTTGCACATCAACTAATGCTAAAATTTTATGGGTCTCACCTCCAAAAAAAAATTGAGGCGTTGCTTCCTTCGAGCTCTTTCTGTCCTGAAACATTTCCTTTTACATTGTCTAAGATTGTTTTCTCTGTTATTTCATTGACAATAAAGGAATCTGGTTTGATTTTTGGAGATAATCCTGTTTATACAAACAGAATTGTTCAGTGGGCTGAGTGGAAAATTGAATATTTTGTACGATTGGTGAAAGAGAATGCACCATCATCTGAGACAGTGTCTGCCTTACGATCTGCTAGCATCTGCATTCAGGCCAGTTTGAAGTACTGCTCAATTTTGGAGCCACAAGGATTAAAAATGTCTAAATTACTATTGGTGCTATTGCGTCCTTCTGTTGAAGAAGTTTTAGAGTCAAATTTTAGACGTGCTAGAAAAGTAGTTCTTGACATGGCAGAATCGGCTGAATGCTTACCACTGTCACCACAGTTTGCCTCTTCACTTTCCGCAGTTGCATCTTCATCCAGTACCATGCTTGTTGACAGTGGAGTGCGATTTATGCACGTAATTGAA GAGATATTGGAACAGTTAACACCAATGACTATTTTACACTTTGGAGGAAATGTACTAAATAGAATCATACAACTATTTGATAAATACATGGACGCTCTTATCAAATCACTACCGGGTCCTTTGGATGATGACAATCTTCCGGAGCTTAAAGAGGCTGTGCCTTTCAGAGCTGAGACAGACTCGGAACAACTTGCAATATTAGGAATAGCGTTTACTATTTTGGATGAACTATTACCAAGTGCTGTATTGTCGACATGGATACTACAAAATGAAAGCAAAGAACCAAATAGTGGACTCACAGAGAGTGTTGGTTTCAATACAAATGCTAGCGTAGAATTAAAGGAGTGGAGGAAACATCTTCAGCATTCTTTTGACAAGCTTCGAGATCACTTCTGTCGGCAGTATGTTTTGAGTTTCATCTATTCAAGAGAGGGAAAAACCCGATTGAATGCAAATATTTACTTGAGCGATAACAAAGAGGATCTTTACTTGGATTCTGGCCCACTGCCTTCACTTCCATTTCAG GCATTATTTGCAAAGCTGCAGCAATTAGCTACTGTGGCTGGAGATGTATTGCTTGGGAAGGAGAAAATACAGAAAATTTTGCTTGCAAGATTAACAGAGACTGTTGTCATGTGGTTATCCGATGAGCAAGAATTTTGGGGTGTCTTGGAGGATAATTCAGCTCCTCTACTGCCTCTTGGTTTGCATCAG CTGATACTTGATATGCACTTTACGGTTGAAATCGCACGGTTTGCGGGATATCCATCTCGACATGTTCATCAGATAGCATCGGCTATTATTGCTCGTGCCATCCGGACCTTCTCCGCTAGGGGCATAAACCCACAAAG TGCCCTTCCTGCGGATGAGTGGTTTGTCGAAACTGCAAAGTCGGCAATAAACAAACTCTTGCTCGGGGCATCAGGATCAGAGACATCTGATATTGATGAAGATCACATCATTATCCATGACGAGGTTGTCTCAGATTCAGATACCGTTTCTTCCCTGTCTACGATGGACTCTACTGAATCTTTTGCTTCTGCTAGCATGGCAGAACTTGACAGCCCCTCTAACTTGTCTGATCctgataattga